DNA sequence from the Cohnella herbarum genome:
TTTCGGACCGTATACGTATGGTTTTTCGCCATTACGATGTTTTTCGGCGGAGGTTTGATCCCGACGTATATCGTCGTGAAGGAGACGGGGCTGCTTGACTCGATCTGGGCACTCGTTCTGCCGGGGGCGCTTAACGTGTGGTACACGGTTATGCTGCTGAACTTCTTCCGTAGCGTGCCCAAAGACTTGGAGGAAGCGGCGATCATCGATGGGGCGGGACACTGGTCGCTCATCTGGAGAGTATACTTGCCGATCTCGATTCCCGCGATTGCCACGGTGCTGCTGTTTACGGTCGTCGGTCATTGGAACTCTTGGTTCGACGGCATTTTGTATATGAACTCTCCGTCCAATTATCCGCTTCAGTCGTATTTATCTACGTTAATTACCGCGATTAACGTGCAGATCATCTCCGTGGACAGCTTGGCGGCGCTGCAGGATCTCGGCGAGAAAACGCTGCGCACCGCGCAAATTTTCATGGGGGCGTTGCCGATCATGATCGTATACCCGTTCCTGCAAAAATATTTCGTCAAAGGCATCGTCGTAGGGAGCGTTAAAGAATAAGGTTCGTAAAGGGAGTGGAATGGGGTGGACTTCGAGAGAGCTCAGAATGACGTAACCGTATATCCGATCGAAGACGCCGACCGCTTCCTGCGCAATCCGGCTATGGGCTGGGTGGTCTACATTGACGCATTCGAGAAGCCGTTTCCCGATGCGGACGAGTATTGGAAGCGGCAGGATCCGAACATCGGGATGGCTAGCATTTTGTACATTCGGGTGCCCTGGTCCCAGTTGGAGCTGGAGGAAGGCCGTTATGCTTGGCAAGCGGACGATAATTATCGCAAGCTTATCTCCATGGCGCTGGAGCGCGGCTTAAAGCTGGCCTTCCGCGTCTATGTCGACAGCAAGGACGCTTACCGGCAGGCGACGCCGCAGTTCGTATTCGATGCGGGGGCTGACGGTTACGCGAACGAGACGAAGAACGGGGTTTCGTTCCGGACGCCTTATGTGCTGGATGCGGTATTTCAGGCGAAGTTCGCCAAGTTCGTGGAGGCGTTCGCTTCCGAGTACGACAAATCGGATATCGTCGATTTCATCGATGCGCAAGGGCTCGGTTGGTGGGGGGAAATGCACAACCTCGGGTATTTAATCGGAGCGCGAAAGAAGCGGGCGTTTCAGTGGATCGTCCGATTATATAGCGATCATTTCCGTCACGTACTCCTAGGCGGTCAATACGGCAAAGGGAGTTTCGGCTTCGCTTTGCAGGAATGGGCGATCCGGGAGCTTGGCTACGTCATCCGCCGCGACAGCTTCGGCAGCCCGATCTGGTTCAAGCCGGGGGACAAACGGAAGATCGCGGCGTTATGGCCTTCCGTGCCGGTGTTCGCCGAGAATTGCTACCATACGTTCGCGGGCCGTCCGGAATGGTATGAAGGCGACGGATTCCCGACGCTGCGGGACATGATGGCGCGAGTCGTTCAAGACGCTATGGAGATGCGCGCCAACACGCTCGACTTGCGGAATCCGGAGGATGCGGAGCTGTGGGTGTCGGCCGCGCCCGATCTCGTGCGCGACTTCGCCCTGCGTTGCGGCTACCGGTTCGTAATGACGGAGTTGACGTATCCGGTGGAGATGGAAGCGGGTCGGGCGTATGCCATCCGGCATAGGTGGAAGAACGTCGGCGTCGGCAAGCTTCCGAACGAGAATCGGAACTGGCGGAGCAAATACAGGCTTTCGTTCGCGCTGTTGTCTGATCGGGACAGCGGCGTTCCGGTCTGCCGGACGCTTGCGGATGCGGAACCCGGGGAGTGGCTGCTCGGATCGGAGTATGCCTATGAGTCGCGGTTCGCTTGCGGAGATATTCCGGCGGGAGGTTACGATCTGGCCGTGGCTCTAGTAAATACCGAGCGAGGGGACGAACCCGAAATCGCGTTGGCGATGGAAGGGGAGCTACCGGACCGAAGGTGGTATAAAATAGGGAGAGTGAACGTCGTTAACGAAAAGGGCGGGGAAGCGAATGGATAAAAAGAAACTTGAAATCGATAGACTGGAAGGGGAGTACTGGTGGGGCGGAGATATCGATGACGGGATTCGGATGCCGTTCGGGGAATTCGACCATGCGCGGGACCTGATAAGCGAAGGAAGAGGCAATCAAGCCGTTCCGTTGCTTCTCTCGAACAAAGGGAGATATGTCTGGTCGGAGGAGCCGATTCGTTTCGTCTTTGCGGATGGGCGGCTTTCTCTCGAGAGCGAAACCGGACAATTCGTATATCGCGAAGGAAAGGGAAGCTTGCGGGATACGTTCCTAGCCGCGTCTTCTGCGCATTTTCCGGCTTCCGGTTCCATTCCCGAGGAACTCTTTTTCACCATGCCGCAATATAACTTGTGGATCGAACTGCAGTACGAACCAACCCAGGAGAAGACGCTTGCTTATGCGGAAGCCGTACTGGCGAACGGAATGCCGCCGGGCGTAATCATGATCGACGATAATTGGATGGAGGATTACGGGGTGTGGAAGTTCCGCGCCGATCGATTCCCCGATCCGAAAGCGATGACGGACAGGCTGCACGAGCTAGGCTTTAAGGCGATGCTGTGGACGTGTCCGTTCGTCAGCCCGGATAACGCGGCGAACTTCCGCCGGCTGGAGCGGGAAGGCTACTTGCTCAAGGATGAGAGCGGCGAAACAGCGATCCGCAGATGGTGGAACGGCTATAGCGCCGTGCTCGACTGCACGAACGAGGCGGCGGTCGCGTGGTATGAAGGCGAACTTAGGCTGTTGATGGACGACTATGGCATCGACGGTTTCAAATTCGACGCCGGCGACCCGCAATTTTATCGCATGTCCGACCAGAGCGCCGTTACGCGACACCCGAACGGGCATTGCGAGGCGTGGGCTAAGGTCGGGCTGAACTATCCGTTGAACGAATATCGGGCGTGTTGGAAGAACGCGGGGCAACCGCTCGTGCAACGGCTTGCCGACAAGAATCATAGCTGGCAGCTGGACGGTCTCGCGTCTCTCATTCCGAACGGGCTGGCGCAAGGGCTCGCGGGGTATGCGTTCACTTGCCCGGACATGATCGGCGGCGGTCAGATCGGGGACGTCGAGAATAATTCGGATTTCAAGCTGGATCAGGAGCTGTTCGTCCGTTACGCCCAATGCTCGGCGTTGTTTCCGATGATGCAGTTTTCGACGGCGCCTTGGCGCGTGCTCGACGAGGAGCATTTGACTTGCTGCGTCGAGGCGGCGAAGCTTCACGAATCGTTCGGCCGGACGATTCTGGACTTGGCGCGGCATGCGGCCGAGACGGGCGAGCCGATTATTCGGCATTTGGCTTATGTTTTCCCGGAAGGCGGGTATGAACGGGTTCGGGACCAATTTATGCTGGGCGATCGCATCCTCGTCGCTCCCGTTCTCGAGAAGGGCGCACGCGTTCGAACCGTGGCGTTCCCGCCGGGCACGTGGCAAGGAGACGATGGCAGCTCCGTCGTCGGCCCATGCTCGCGGCAAGTCGAAGCCCCGCTTTCTCGCTTGCCTTGGTACAGGTTGACTTAGAAGGCAGGAAGGGGCTTGCTAGGGATTGGAGATAGGCGGAAAAAACGTCTAACTCTGCTCACCTCACCCGAATTAGTCGATTTTATCGAGCAACTCTCGCTGAAACTGGCCACCTCGCCAGAATTAGTCGATTTTATCGAGCAACTCTAGCTGAAACTGGTCACCGGTTCAGAATTAGTCGATTATTTCGAGTAACTTTCGCTGAAACTGGTCACCGGTCCAGAATTAGTCGATTATTTCGAGTAACTCTCGCTGAAACTGGTCACCGGTCCAGAATTAGTCGTATTTCGAGTAACTTTCGCTGAAACTGGCCACTGCGCCAGAATTAGTCGATTTTATCGAGTAACTCTCGCTGAAACTGGCCACTGCGCCAGAATTAGTCGATTATTTCGAGTAACTCTCGCTGAAACTGGTCACCGGTCCAGAATTAGTCGATTATTTCGAGTAACTCTCGCTGAAACTGGCCACTGCGCCCGAATTAGTCGATTATTTCGAGTAACTTTCGCTGAAACTGGTCACCGCGCCAGAATTAATCGATTATTTCGAGTAACTCTCGCTGAAACTACTCACCGCGCCAAAATTAGTCGATTATTTCGAGTAACTTTCGCTGAAACTGGCCACCGCGCCAGAATTAATCGATTATTTCGAGCAACTCTCGCTGAAACTGGCCACCGCGCCAGAATTAATCGATTATTTCGAGTAACTCTCGCTGAAACTGGCCACCGCGCCAGAATTAATCGATTATTTCGAGTAACTTTCGCTGAAACTACTCACCTCACCCGAATTAGTCGATTATTTCGAGTAACTCTCGCTGAAACTGGCCACTGCGCAAGAATTTGTCGATTTTAGAGGCTGTCTATTTATTATGGACAGTTTTGAAAATGTAAATGATTTTTCTATTATTCGAACTTCCGCATAGTTAATCGATTGTCTCAAAAAACCGTCTACCTCGGTCTCAGGTAGGCTAGTTGGTGAGGAGATAGGCGGAAAAAACGTCTACCTCGGTTTCAGGTAGGTTAGTTGGTGAGGAGATAGACGGAAAAGCCAGGAAAAGCCGTCTAACTCGGTCTCAGTAATCATGCAAAAACAAAAAGAGCTCAGGAGCCTTCTCCTGTAGCTCTTTTCTTGTCGCAGTTTCCGCACCCCGAACCCCCACGAAAAGGAAGAGCCCTAATTTGTTTTGTGCGATTGAGAAGACCGAGAAGGAAAACTCAGGAATTTTGTCGAATGAACAAGAAGATTGAATTATGCGGTCATCGTAGACTTTCCGCCAACGATCGCCAGAGGGGTTTGGACATCATGATCAGATTTAGAAGCCGCTTGGTATTCAAGTTATCCGCCGTTATTTTGGCGATCCTCATTATCCTCTGCTCCACCCTCATTTACATGCAAATCCAGAACACGAAGGAAGCAAGCGAAGAGGCTATAGGCAATTTCAGCATCCACACGGCAGAGGCATATGCGGGACAATTCAACGTGAAGAGCTATGAAGCCTATTTACAGGACGTACAGGAGAATGAACTCTATTGGAGCCTGCGCGAAGAGTTGAATCGGTATCGTCTGCAGATCGGAGCAATGTACGTATATACGGTGCAAATCGACGGCCAAGGACAACCGATTATTCTGATCGACGGTCAACCGAAAGGGTCGGATTCGGCGTCTCCGATCGGAGAAGTCACCGATATGCCGAAGGAGGCGGTAGCGGCGATTATGAAGGGGCAGTCCGCTAAGTCGGGTATCATCGAGAATCCGGAGTACGGCGACTACATCTCTTCGTATGCGCCTATTCGGGATTCGGCTGGAACCGTAATCGGAGCGCTCGGAATCGATACGGATGTATCCGTGTCGAAAACGATATATCGAGAAGTCATTAAGCAAAGCTTGCCTGTATTCGTATTGATGGGAGCAATTGCGTTAATCTTCTTCCTCTTGGTCGTATGGTATATGTTCCGTGCTCTGCGGCCGTTAAGCGTCATCGTAAGAGGAGCGGAAGCCATCGCCCGCGGAGATCTCGCGGAAGCCAAAGCTCACATGAACGCCAAGCGGGTTCGCTCGAATGACGAGATCGGGCAAGTATACTCGGCCATGGCCAAGATGAGCGAGAGACTTAGCGTCACGCTTGGCGACGTGGTTCAGGACATGAAGACAACGACGCACAATCTCGTGGAGTCTACCGATCAGTTCAGTTCCGAAACGGAACAGATGGTGAGTTTAAACGTGAAGCTCGAGCGGTCCATAGCCGAGTTGTCCGAAGGAGCTTTGCATCAGCGTGCGGGAGCGGAGGAAAGCGCGAAATCGATGGAGGAAATCACTTCTGCGATTCAGCGGGTTTCGGAAGCGTCCGCTAACGTGGCGATAGCTTCGGCGGAAGCGTTGGAAATCGCCGAGGAAGGCCAACAATCCATTCATAATCTGAAAGATCAAGTAGCTACGATGTCGGATGTTGCCTTGCAGACTACGAATTCCGTACAGATTCTTAACGCCTATATGAGCGAGATCGGACCGGTACTCCAATCGATTACGAGCATCGCCGATCAAACAAAGCTATTGGCGCTGAATGCTTCCATCGAGGCAGCGAGAGCGGGAGAACAAGGAGCGGGTTTTGCGGTCGTTGCCGGGGAAGTGCGTAAGTTGGCAGAGGCTTCTTCCGTGTCCGCGCAGCATATTACGTCCCTTCTGCAACAAATTCATCAAGAATCCATTCATATCGGCGAGAGAATGTTGGCGGGGAGCATAGAGATGACCAAAGGAACAGAGCTCTCCGGCCAAGCGGAAAGGCTGTTTAATCACAC
Encoded proteins:
- a CDS encoding carbohydrate ABC transporter permease, coding for MVYKESLSRRAFHVVNVIVLSAITLMGFLPFVHLLAVSLSSNTYASAGEVTLWPKGFTTNAYQYMSENAAFFESLVVSLKRVAIGTVVNMLLVVMTAYPLSKENAKFQFRTVYVWFFAITMFFGGGLIPTYIVVKETGLLDSIWALVLPGALNVWYTVMLLNFFRSVPKDLEEAAIIDGAGHWSLIWRVYLPISIPAIATVLLFTVVGHWNSWFDGILYMNSPSNYPLQSYLSTLITAINVQIISVDSLAALQDLGEKTLRTAQIFMGALPIMIVYPFLQKYFVKGIVVGSVKE
- a CDS encoding methyl-accepting chemotaxis protein; translated protein: MIRFRSRLVFKLSAVILAILIILCSTLIYMQIQNTKEASEEAIGNFSIHTAEAYAGQFNVKSYEAYLQDVQENELYWSLREELNRYRLQIGAMYVYTVQIDGQGQPIILIDGQPKGSDSASPIGEVTDMPKEAVAAIMKGQSAKSGIIENPEYGDYISSYAPIRDSAGTVIGALGIDTDVSVSKTIYREVIKQSLPVFVLMGAIALIFFLLVVWYMFRALRPLSVIVRGAEAIARGDLAEAKAHMNAKRVRSNDEIGQVYSAMAKMSERLSVTLGDVVQDMKTTTHNLVESTDQFSSETEQMVSLNVKLERSIAELSEGALHQRAGAEESAKSMEEITSAIQRVSEASANVAIASAEALEIAEEGQQSIHNLKDQVATMSDVALQTTNSVQILNAYMSEIGPVLQSITSIADQTKLLALNASIEAARAGEQGAGFAVVAGEVRKLAEASSVSAQHITSLLQQIHQESIHIGERMLAGSIEMTKGTELSGQAERLFNHTIDRFMIVNHQIQDISAGAEEVLASSEEVAASVEQISRISIQAAENTGSIRKMSSNQLEAAKRIADTTELLKKRSAGLEAAVEKFKL
- a CDS encoding DUF4832 domain-containing protein, whose amino-acid sequence is MDFERAQNDVTVYPIEDADRFLRNPAMGWVVYIDAFEKPFPDADEYWKRQDPNIGMASILYIRVPWSQLELEEGRYAWQADDNYRKLISMALERGLKLAFRVYVDSKDAYRQATPQFVFDAGADGYANETKNGVSFRTPYVLDAVFQAKFAKFVEAFASEYDKSDIVDFIDAQGLGWWGEMHNLGYLIGARKKRAFQWIVRLYSDHFRHVLLGGQYGKGSFGFALQEWAIRELGYVIRRDSFGSPIWFKPGDKRKIAALWPSVPVFAENCYHTFAGRPEWYEGDGFPTLRDMMARVVQDAMEMRANTLDLRNPEDAELWVSAAPDLVRDFALRCGYRFVMTELTYPVEMEAGRAYAIRHRWKNVGVGKLPNENRNWRSKYRLSFALLSDRDSGVPVCRTLADAEPGEWLLGSEYAYESRFACGDIPAGGYDLAVALVNTERGDEPEIALAMEGELPDRRWYKIGRVNVVNEKGGEANG
- a CDS encoding glycoside hydrolase family 31 protein: MDKKKLEIDRLEGEYWWGGDIDDGIRMPFGEFDHARDLISEGRGNQAVPLLLSNKGRYVWSEEPIRFVFADGRLSLESETGQFVYREGKGSLRDTFLAASSAHFPASGSIPEELFFTMPQYNLWIELQYEPTQEKTLAYAEAVLANGMPPGVIMIDDNWMEDYGVWKFRADRFPDPKAMTDRLHELGFKAMLWTCPFVSPDNAANFRRLEREGYLLKDESGETAIRRWWNGYSAVLDCTNEAAVAWYEGELRLLMDDYGIDGFKFDAGDPQFYRMSDQSAVTRHPNGHCEAWAKVGLNYPLNEYRACWKNAGQPLVQRLADKNHSWQLDGLASLIPNGLAQGLAGYAFTCPDMIGGGQIGDVENNSDFKLDQELFVRYAQCSALFPMMQFSTAPWRVLDEEHLTCCVEAAKLHESFGRTILDLARHAAETGEPIIRHLAYVFPEGGYERVRDQFMLGDRILVAPVLEKGARVRTVAFPPGTWQGDDGSSVVGPCSRQVEAPLSRLPWYRLT